A region from the Terriglobales bacterium genome encodes:
- a CDS encoding thioredoxin domain-containing protein, with amino-acid sequence MKMNKRSLIWLIIFLVLAVCGTIALRAQTSGEVLRPPKGAKVAIVVFEDLECPDCARAAPLVIEAGKTYKIPVVRYDFPLPQHLWAFDAAVMARYFSSKSPALGLEFREYIFQHQPVITSANTSDESGQKQRLRAAAEQFAKEHKTTLPFVVDPQNKFAAAVRADRELGVHIGIEHTPTLYVVNNSRTGRPFIEVVDRSQLFQLIDQMKSEAGT; translated from the coding sequence ATGAAAATGAATAAACGCAGCCTGATTTGGCTGATTATCTTTCTTGTTCTTGCCGTTTGCGGAACGATTGCGCTTCGCGCGCAGACCAGCGGCGAAGTTCTACGTCCGCCCAAGGGCGCCAAGGTTGCGATCGTGGTCTTCGAAGATCTGGAATGTCCGGATTGCGCCCGCGCCGCGCCCCTGGTGATCGAGGCGGGCAAGACCTACAAGATTCCTGTCGTACGCTACGATTTCCCTTTGCCGCAGCACCTCTGGGCGTTTGACGCTGCCGTGATGGCCCGCTATTTCAGCAGCAAGTCGCCTGCGCTGGGGTTGGAATTCCGCGAGTACATCTTCCAGCATCAGCCCGTGATCACCAGCGCCAATACTTCCGACGAGAGTGGCCAGAAGCAGCGCCTGCGGGCCGCGGCGGAACAGTTTGCCAAGGAACACAAAACCACGCTGCCCTTCGTCGTCGATCCGCAAAACAAGTTCGCCGCCGCCGTTCGCGCCGACCGCGAACTCGGCGTGCACATTGGCATCGAGCACACACCTACCCTCTACGTGGTCAACAACAGCCGCACCGGCCGCCCATTTATCGAGGTGGTGGACCGCTCCCAGCTTTTCCAGTTGATCGACCAGATGAAGAGCGAGGCGGGCACGTAG
- a CDS encoding response regulator — protein MSSPQLASYGCCVAKQPVNAIGKRPRVVVVDDEPSILEIWGAILTASGYSVECCSDATSALEAIAAGCDCVLTDYHMPLMTGVELIRAARKWSTAKFILMTGNMSSMLAEDAIGAGASCVLHKPTTAPQVLQKIESLCRG, from the coding sequence ATGAGTTCACCTCAGCTTGCCAGTTACGGATGCTGTGTCGCGAAGCAGCCGGTCAACGCGATCGGGAAGCGCCCGCGCGTGGTCGTGGTCGATGACGAGCCTTCGATCCTGGAAATCTGGGGTGCAATCCTCACCGCCTCGGGATACAGCGTGGAGTGTTGCAGCGACGCAACCTCCGCCTTGGAAGCAATCGCGGCGGGCTGCGACTGCGTCCTCACCGATTACCATATGCCGCTTATGACGGGCGTGGAACTGATCCGCGCAGCGCGGAAATGGTCGACGGCGAAGTTCATTCTGATGACGGGGAATATGTCGAGCATGTTGGCGGAGGATGCGATCGGCGCAGGAGCGTCCTGCGTGCTGCACAAGCCGACGACGGCCCCGCAGGTGTTGCAGAAGATCGAAAGCCTGTGTCGCGGCTAG
- a CDS encoding TetR/AcrR family transcriptional regulator: MASAPNLGDSGKGSSSRERILHAAKQLFSSRGYENTSTVAIARLAGTSESQLMKHFGSKEGLLEAIFDDGWTTLASAVKQIEGIASPVKKLNMLVEIMLAAMERDPELKLLILLEGRRIRKEGQMVLITQGFLHFVHVIDSILAEMRAAHQLRPDINADALRSALMGMFEGLMRDQLLAKKMGFPSTFTAADMSKIFNTLLPALASPK, translated from the coding sequence ATGGCTTCCGCACCCAATCTCGGCGATTCCGGCAAGGGCAGTAGTTCTCGGGAGCGAATTCTGCATGCCGCCAAGCAACTGTTTTCCTCGCGCGGTTACGAAAATACCAGCACAGTTGCCATTGCCCGGCTCGCTGGAACCAGCGAATCGCAGCTCATGAAACACTTCGGCAGCAAGGAAGGATTACTGGAGGCCATCTTCGACGACGGTTGGACCACCCTGGCCTCGGCGGTAAAGCAGATCGAGGGAATTGCCTCGCCGGTCAAGAAACTTAACATGCTGGTCGAAATAATGTTGGCCGCCATGGAGCGCGACCCCGAACTGAAGCTGCTCATCCTGCTGGAAGGCCGCCGCATCCGCAAGGAAGGCCAGATGGTGCTCATCACCCAGGGCTTCCTGCATTTTGTTCATGTCATTGACAGCATCTTGGCCGAGATGCGCGCCGCCCACCAGTTGCGTCCTGACATCAACGCCGATGCGCTCCGCTCCGCCCTGATGGGAATGTTCGAAGGACTGATGCGCGATCAGCTCCTGGCGAAGAAAATGGGTTTCCCCTCCACCTTTACCGCCGCCGACATGAGCAAGATCTTCAACACGCTGCTGCCTGCGCTGGCGTCGCCGAAATAG